From the Carya illinoinensis cultivar Pawnee chromosome 4, C.illinoinensisPawnee_v1, whole genome shotgun sequence genome, one window contains:
- the LOC122308458 gene encoding probable glycosyltransferase At5g03795 produces the protein MSWSSSNSFLVLLLVTLPILVIFGFLSLYSPPFSIESSSKLLETEGSAAALAAVPSTTTPPLISSNSQHGEASEPPTPHGSTKPNREAPSDQADETHTPIFSSSEPTPSPSASTTGEEKETTLKHEAGHDQDHFVGASKRKSSPLKKIEASLARARFSIREASQIRNWTSTYHEDPDYVPHGPVYRNANAFHRSYLEMERLFKIYVYEEGEVPLFHNGPCRSIYSTEGRFIYEMEKGQLFRTRNPDKALVYFLPFSVVMMVHYLYVPNSHKDHYFQRVIVDYIDIISNRYPFWNRSLGADHFMLSCHDWGPRVSSFVPHLFHRSIRVLCNANTSEGFKPSKDASFPEIHIRTDKITGLIGGLHPSRRSVLAFFAGRLHGHIRYLLLQQWKNKDQDVQVYEELPHKVSYDSMLKKSKFCLCPSGYEVASPRVVEAIYAECVPVLISDSYIPPFSDVLNWKSFTVQVEVKDIPNIKTILMAISQRQYLRLYMRVKQVQRHFIVNATPKRFDVFHMTLHSIWLRRLNVQIQDQ, from the exons ATGTCTTGGTCTTCTTCTAATTCGTTTTTGGTTCTATTACTTGTAACTCTACCGATACTTGTTATTTTTGGTTTCTTGAGTTTATATTCTCCACCTTTCTCCATAGAAAGTTCGTCTAAATTGCTTGAAACAGAAGGATCAGCAGCGGCGCTAGCAGCTGTCCCCAGTACTACTACTCCTCCATTAATTAGTTCTAATTCACAACACGGTGAAGCATCAGAACCACCAACTCCACATGGTTCTACAAAACCAAACAGAGAAGCACCATCAGATCAAGCTGACGAAACTCATACTCCAATATTCAGTTCTTCAGAGCCCACACCATCGCCATCAGCTTCTACAACT ggagaagagaaagagaCAACACTGAAGCATGAAGCTGGGCACGATCAAGATCATTTTGTTGGCGCTTCTAAGAGAAAGAGCAGTCCTTTAAAGAAAATCGAAGCAAGTTTAGCTAGAGCTCGGTTTTCTATAAGAGAAGCTTCTCAAATCCGGAATTGGACATCAACTTATCATGAGGACCCAGATTATGTTCCTCATGGCCCAGTGTATAGGAATGCAAATGCTTTCCACAG GAGTTACCTAGAGATGGAGAGGCTGTTCAAGATCTACGTATACGAAGAAGGAGAAGTGCCACTGTTTCACAATGGTCCATGCAGGAGTATATATTCCACAGAGGGAAGGTTCATCTATGAAATGGAGAAGGGACAACTTTTTCGTACTAGAAATCCTGATAAGGCTCTTGTCTACTTCCTTCCTTTCAGTGTGGTCATGATGGTTCATTACCTCTACGTTCCCAATTCACATAAAGATCATTACTTTCAACGCGTTATAGTCGATTACATTGACATCATTTCCAACAGATATCCCTTTTGGAATCGAAGCCTTGGTGCTGATCATTTCATGCTCTCTTGCCATGATTGG GGGCCGAGGGTGTCTTCCTTTGTTCCACATCTATTCCACAGGTCCATAAGAGTTCTATGCAATGCTAATACATCTGAAGGATTCAAACCATCAAAGGATGCATCCTTTCCAGAAATCCATATTCGGACAGACAAAATCACAGGGCTAATTGGTGGTCTCCACCCATCCCGCCGGTCGGTTCTTGCTTTCTTTGCAGGTCGTTTGCATGGCCACATTAGGTACCTACTTCTACAACAATGGAAAAACAAAGACCAAGACGTGCAGGTTTATGAGGAACTTCCACATAAAGTATCTTATGACTCTATGTTGAAGAAGAGCAAGTTTTGCTTGTGCCCAAGTGGGTATGAAGTAGCCAGTCCAAGAGTTGTGGAGGCAATCTATGCTGAGTGTGTGCCAGTGTTGATTTCTGATAGCTATATACCACCTTTTAGCGATGTTCTAAACTGGAAGTCGTTTACTGTGCAAGTCGAAGTGAAGGACATCCCAAATATCAAAACGATTTTGATGGCCATATCTCAAAGACAGTACTTGAGGCTTTACATGAGAGTAAAACAAGTACAGAGACACTTCATCGTGAATGCAACTCCTAAGAGATTCGACGTTTTCCACATGACTCTTCACTCTATTTGGCTTAGGAGATTGAACGTCCAAATTCAAGATCAATAA